From Bombus vancouverensis nearcticus chromosome 15, iyBomVanc1_principal, whole genome shotgun sequence, the proteins below share one genomic window:
- the LOC117157254 gene encoding uncharacterized protein LOC117157254 → MQCLLLILCIIHMIVTSETTDEERVKELVRDWAPLVWLAPGELFLPLGVPEFLDNMQSDDDYLRTRVDVEVLLRNRSSFLYGRKPGGTVPVYAVIKNCIVPDVSADVISLKTVRDERKSRRKGDETLIASRNVQIDDFGSSMILTNDLPGKIWKGDGKQSLEKHGDFEKKKKKGNKFRKLHFHVTYWMFYPFSEGKAVCVLDLGFFGSWPIPTVGGICLGILKEYGNHVGDWEHMSLYFKDANYPSAMYVSAHDAGAFYRYDLRSGTFVYESQETRKGIFQKPIFPERVFTAGGSHPILFSARGSHGLWTAPGKHKFVRLPRLYDESGFGTAWPTWKKIELLLKEDNNILPSWMTFRGKWGNPRSNCHPLARLGFNICEFVDGPTGIPMKQSNFRC, encoded by the exons ATGCAGTGTCTGCTGTTGATTCTGTGTATCATTCACATGATCGTGACTTCGGAAACCACCGACGAAGAACGAG TAAAAGAACTAGTACGAGACTGGGCGCCTCTAGTATGGCTTGCACCTGGCGAACTATTTTTACCCCTTGGGGTACCTGAATTCTTGGATAACATGCAATCCGACGATGATTATCTTCGCACTAGAGTCGACGTAG AAGTACTGTTGAGGAATCGATCGTCGTTCCTATACGGCCGAAAACCAGGGGGCACAGTACCGGTTTACGCTGTGATCAAGAACTGCATTGTACCAGACGTTTCTGCGGACGTGATAAGCTTAAAGACCGTCAGAGACGAAAGAAAGTCGCGAAGAAAAGGGGACGAGACGTTGATAGCATCGAGAAACGTGCAGATCGACGATTTCGGCTCGTCCATGATCCTCACTAACGATCTTCCAGGAAAGATTTGGAAGGGCGATGGGAAACAGAGTTTAGAG AAACATGGTGattttgaaaaaaagaagaaaaaaggaaacaagtTCCGGAAGCTGCACTTTCACGTGACCTATTGGATGTTCTATCCGTTCAGTGAGGGAAAGGCAGTCTGCGTTCTGGATCTTGGATTTTTTGGTAGCTGGCCGATACCCACGGTGGGTGGGATATGCCTTGGAATACTCAAGGAATATGGCAACCACGTGGGCGATTGGGAACACATGAGTCTTTATTTTAAG gATGCGAATTATCCTTCAGCCATGTACGTGTCCGCCCATGACGCAGGCGCGTTTTACCGATACGATTTACGAAGTGGAACCTTCGTTTACGAAAGCCAAGAAACACGAAAAGGCATCTTTCAAAAACCTATATTTCCCGAAAGAGTTTTCACTGCTGGTGGCTCTCATCCGATATTATTTAGCGCGAGAGGATCTCATGGACTTTGGACGGCGCCAGGGAAGCATAAATTTGTCAGATTACCTCGCCTCTACGATGAGAGTGGTTTTGGTACCGCTTGGCCCACATGGAAGAAGATAGAATTGCTTCTAAAAGAGGACAATAACATCTTACCCAGTTGGATGACTTTTAGAGGCAAGTGGGGTAATCCTAGAAGTAACTGTCATCCTTTGGCTAGACTTGGTTTCAACATTTGCGAATTTGTTGACGGACCAACTGGTATTCCCATGAAACAGTCAAACTTCCGATGCTAA
- the LOC117157255 gene encoding adipose-secreted signaling protein, translating to MGDKEHHVHFSGGSSLGKDNNIMVQPQRHGQIDAHLGFLQLYHRYHVEFLIPWNLCTHKERKSSVPAIVTGTHNPNCHIVDLISEKESLKLKIELLAYKEKILKEEVQILCCKSGSPLKIQLNSRVLGQDKGRPLLRNGIRSVGVEQSNEDEVLGTKLRASLSMQSKQSL from the exons ATGGGAGATAAAG AGCATCATGTGCACTTCAGTGGAGGAAGTAGCCTCGGGAAAGATAACAATATTATGGTACAACCGCAACGACATGGACAGATAGATGCTCATCTCGGATTTCTACAACTTTATCACAG ATATCACGTAGAATTCTTGATACCTTGGAACTTGTGTACACATAAGGAACGGAAGAGTTCCGTACCGGCAATAGTTACCGGAACTCACAATCCTAATTGCCATATTGTAGACTTGATAAGTGAAAAGGAAAGCCTAAA ATTAAAAATAGAATTGCTAGCATATAAAGAAAAGATCTTAAAGGAAGAGGTGCAAATATTGTGCTGTAAGAGTGGAAGTCCACTGAAGATTCAACTGAACAGTCGTGTATTGGGACAAGACAAGGGCAGACCATTGTTAAGGAACGGGATACGCAGTGTCGGCGTGGAGCAATCGAACGAAGATGAG GTGCTGGGTACGAAATTGAGGGCATCTTTAAGCATGCAAAGCAAACAGAGTCTCTGA
- the LOC117157343 gene encoding uncharacterized protein LOC117157343, whose amino-acid sequence MKTLVVVFAFCLVGALALSDLKKAQLARFRTSCAIETSINLQLIEDVKRQTIPMNDGRLGCFTYCILRKMGIVEENGNLWIKNNVARHQLIVWGSPWHTASKLVKKCQNITGANECKKASNLVGCFMKNKSSYKRLLHITKLLSSNE is encoded by the exons ATGAAGACTCTCGTTGTCGTCTTTGCCTTCTGCTTAGTCGGAGCATTG GCTCTCTCAGATCTCAAAAAAGCCCAATTGGCACGATTTAGGACATCTTGCGCCATAGAAACTAGCATTAATCTAC AGTTAATAGAAGACGTGAAGAGACAAACTATACCTATGAACGACGGGAGACTTGGCTGTTTCACCTACTGTATTCTGAGGAAGATGGGTATC GTAGAGGAGAATGGAAACCTCTGGATAAAAAATAATGTTGCCAGACACCAGCTGATAGTCTGGGGAAGCCCCTGGCATACAGCTAGTAAACTTGTCAAAAAATGTCAAAACATCA CTGGTGCCAACGAATGTAAGAAAGCTAGTAACTTAGTAGGGTGTTTCATGAAGAACAAGAGCTCCTATAAGAGACTTCTACATATTACTAAACTGCTAAGTTCTAATGAATAA